The following proteins are encoded in a genomic region of Candidatus Polarisedimenticolaceae bacterium:
- a CDS encoding cupin domain-containing protein, translated as MTTPPDPTFDYASLVDYQEKAVVSRTLLKRGGGTITLFAFDAGQELSEHAAPFDALVHVLEGVGELTVFGAPRRLEAGRAVLMPAGAPHAVRAVERFKMALTLLRP; from the coding sequence ATGACGACCCCGCCCGACCCCACGTTCGACTACGCGTCTCTCGTCGACTACCAGGAGAAAGCCGTCGTCAGCCGGACGTTGCTCAAACGCGGCGGGGGGACGATCACCCTCTTCGCCTTCGACGCGGGACAGGAGCTCAGCGAGCACGCCGCCCCCTTCGACGCGCTGGTCCACGTCCTGGAGGGGGTCGGGGAGCTGACCGTGTTCGGCGCGCCCCGACGCCTGGAGGCGGGGCGCGCCGTGTTGATGCCGGCCGGCGCTCCACACGCCGTCCGTGCCGTCGAGCGGTTCAAGATGGCGCTGACGCTGCTGAGGCCCTAG
- the ccsA gene encoding cytochrome c biogenesis protein CcsA produces the protein MKKLLLQFASLKVAVVLLVLLLIGLAAGTIVESAKGREYAGETVYYAGWFLALQAIFAVNVLASIAIHYPWGSKRIGFLMTHGSLLLIFAGSCVSYFAKIEGHLPLWEGQTSGTVITQASEKAPEIPYELPFKVKLDDFRIDYYQGTMRPAQFRSTVQILDGAAAVPAQIYMNHPLHYGGWSFFQSSYRQEDGREATILSVSKDPGQNIVFVGYGLLVLGMCVVLGTRIQQAKTQTGPFARRGPTSTMVGKIGTVLLALGGSATLASAAPAPAWPEGAKPEILKTLPVQHDGRVMPLDTLAREAVWTVTGSRTWQGQDPVATVLGWTFDPNTAANAPVVKISSDLAAAGGLAGASHVSFMQCVQNRPIMQLMQQAHADEQADKPRHGLGKEAEKLENRLVTLKGFLDGAAIFPVPAANPQDHWEPAHAHGAAELAYLLKDARPAAWPPVEAIEKELLYNSARPARLSWWVLCVALVLSLVAWNSPKRWLDALAFLGLVAGFALMTWGIALRWQVAGRIPATNMYESLLFLAWGVGLFAVVAFAVMRNRMVVLNANVMAALTMVLTDQLPMDRFIHPAAPVLSGTPWLAIHVPIIMVSYAVLALGVVIAHMQIGFTIFRKRQDLVDKMSELLYWYTMVGTILLIAGILTGSIWAASSWGRYWGWDPKEVWSLVAWLAYIAILHARWDKWIGPFSVAAISVVAFQTILMTYLGVNFVLAAGLHSYGFGSSSVVNWMVLVAVAELAFIGAGYVAYRRMGRT, from the coding sequence ATGAAGAAGCTGCTCCTGCAGTTCGCCTCGCTCAAGGTCGCGGTCGTCCTGCTCGTCCTCCTCCTGATCGGCCTGGCCGCGGGCACGATCGTGGAGTCGGCGAAGGGACGGGAATACGCCGGCGAGACGGTCTACTACGCCGGATGGTTCCTCGCGCTCCAGGCGATCTTCGCGGTCAACGTCCTGGCGTCGATCGCCATCCACTACCCGTGGGGGAGCAAGCGCATCGGTTTCCTGATGACCCACGGCTCGCTGCTGCTGATCTTCGCCGGATCCTGCGTCTCCTACTTCGCCAAGATCGAGGGGCACCTGCCGCTGTGGGAAGGGCAGACCTCCGGCACCGTCATCACGCAGGCGTCGGAGAAGGCGCCGGAGATCCCGTACGAGCTCCCCTTCAAGGTGAAGCTCGACGACTTTCGGATCGACTACTACCAGGGGACCATGCGGCCGGCCCAGTTCCGCAGCACCGTCCAGATCCTCGACGGCGCGGCCGCCGTCCCGGCGCAGATCTACATGAACCACCCGCTGCACTACGGCGGGTGGAGCTTCTTCCAGTCGAGTTACCGGCAGGAGGACGGTCGCGAGGCGACGATCCTCTCGGTTTCGAAGGACCCCGGACAGAACATCGTGTTCGTGGGGTACGGCCTGCTCGTCCTCGGGATGTGCGTCGTTCTCGGGACGCGGATCCAGCAGGCGAAGACCCAGACCGGCCCGTTCGCGCGGCGCGGCCCGACGTCGACGATGGTCGGGAAGATCGGGACCGTCCTCCTCGCGCTCGGCGGATCCGCGACGCTCGCCTCGGCGGCGCCCGCGCCCGCCTGGCCCGAGGGCGCGAAGCCCGAGATCCTGAAGACCCTGCCCGTGCAGCACGACGGCCGCGTGATGCCGCTCGACACCCTCGCCCGCGAAGCGGTGTGGACCGTGACCGGCTCCCGGACCTGGCAGGGACAGGACCCGGTCGCGACCGTGCTGGGGTGGACCTTCGACCCGAACACCGCGGCGAACGCGCCGGTCGTGAAGATCTCGTCCGACCTCGCCGCGGCGGGCGGGCTCGCCGGGGCGTCGCACGTCTCGTTCATGCAGTGCGTGCAGAACCGGCCGATCATGCAGCTGATGCAGCAGGCCCACGCCGACGAGCAGGCGGACAAGCCCAGACACGGGCTCGGCAAGGAAGCGGAGAAGCTCGAGAACCGCCTCGTGACCCTCAAGGGCTTCCTGGACGGCGCGGCGATCTTCCCGGTGCCCGCCGCGAATCCGCAGGACCACTGGGAGCCCGCGCACGCACACGGCGCGGCGGAGCTCGCGTATCTGCTCAAGGACGCCCGTCCCGCCGCGTGGCCTCCGGTCGAGGCGATCGAGAAGGAGCTCCTCTACAACTCCGCCCGTCCCGCGCGTCTGTCCTGGTGGGTCCTCTGCGTCGCCCTCGTGCTCTCGCTCGTCGCCTGGAACTCCCCGAAACGCTGGCTGGACGCGTTGGCCTTCCTCGGTCTCGTCGCGGGATTCGCGCTGATGACCTGGGGCATCGCGCTGCGCTGGCAGGTCGCCGGCCGCATCCCCGCGACGAACATGTACGAGTCGCTGCTGTTCCTCGCCTGGGGGGTCGGCCTGTTCGCGGTCGTCGCGTTCGCGGTGATGCGTAATCGGATGGTCGTGCTGAACGCGAACGTCATGGCGGCGCTGACCATGGTCCTCACCGACCAGCTCCCGATGGATCGCTTCATCCACCCGGCGGCACCGGTGCTCTCGGGGACGCCCTGGCTCGCCATCCACGTGCCCATCATCATGGTCAGCTACGCGGTGCTCGCACTGGGCGTCGTGATCGCGCACATGCAGATCGGCTTCACGATCTTCCGCAAGCGCCAGGATCTCGTCGACAAGATGAGCGAGCTCCTGTACTGGTACACGATGGTCGGCACGATCCTCCTGATCGCCGGCATCCTGACCGGATCGATCTGGGCCGCGTCGTCGTGGGGCCGTTACTGGGGCTGGGACCCGAAGGAGGTCTGGTCCCTCGTCGCGTGGCTGGCGTACATCGCGATCCTGCACGCGCGCTGGGACAAGTGGATCGGACCGTTCAGCGTGGCCGCGATCAGCGTCGTCGCCTTCCAGACGATCCTGATGACCTACCTCGGCGTGAACTTCGTCCTGGCGGCGGGCCTGCACTCGTACGGCTTCGGCAGCTCGTCGGTCGTCAACTGGATGGTGCTCGTCGCGGTGGCGGAGCTCGCCTTCATCGGGGCGGGGTACGTCGCCTACCGGAGGATGGGCCGGACCTAG
- a CDS encoding prepilin-type N-terminal cleavage/methylation domain-containing protein, with protein sequence MNRDHQAATRDPRQAGFTLVEILVVLVVISILAGVAIQTALFAFDVARLGRSVANMRQISSAVMQYESSTSLLPNTGGATVPVSSLIAALGTQGGRIDPRDGWSNNLYYEPVAVAGAPTFRVWCYGKDGTPDGAITGSWLDFNTDVVVEGGTFIQSKW encoded by the coding sequence GTGAATCGTGACCATCAGGCAGCGACGCGAGACCCGAGGCAGGCCGGCTTCACCCTCGTCGAGATCCTCGTGGTCCTCGTCGTGATCAGCATCCTCGCGGGGGTGGCGATCCAGACCGCGCTCTTCGCGTTCGACGTGGCCCGCCTTGGCCGCTCGGTCGCGAACATGCGCCAGATCTCGAGCGCGGTGATGCAGTACGAGTCGAGCACGAGCCTGCTCCCCAACACGGGCGGTGCCACGGTGCCGGTGTCGAGCCTCATCGCGGCGCTCGGGACGCAGGGCGGACGGATCGATCCGCGCGACGGGTGGTCGAACAACCTCTATTACGAACCGGTGGCCGTTGCCGGCGCCCCGACGTTCCGGGTGTGGTGCTACGGGAAGGACGGGACGCCCGACGGCGCGATCACCGGCTCGTGGCTCGACTTCAACACCGACGTCGTCGTCGAAGGCGGCACGTTCATCCAGAGCAAGTGGTGA
- a CDS encoding DUF72 domain-containing protein: MKRPQRGLFGDSEDPAPAKRRRSEGVGPAPVADALVAIASRLPEALRLGTSSWSFPGWKGIVYDVATTATELSRRGLEAYAKHPLLRTVGVDRTFYAPVTAEVLRGYAAQVPGDFRFVVKAPSLTTSPVLFGEGGAPQGPNELFLDAAWAEEFSVRPFVEGLAGKGGALLFQFPPLGAALTARPEQFAERLARFLQALPRGVPYAVELRDGKLFVPDYAGALKAGGATHCLSIHPRVPPIGTQRSWSDPQEGPLVIRWMLHSGMNYEQARERYAPFDRIVDDDPDGRAAVATAAVEALTRNRSLFVIANNKAEGSSPHTIFRLAARILEGLG, translated from the coding sequence GTGAAACGTCCGCAGCGCGGACTCTTCGGCGATTCGGAGGATCCCGCGCCGGCGAAGCGGCGCCGCAGCGAGGGCGTCGGACCGGCCCCCGTCGCCGACGCGCTCGTCGCGATCGCATCCAGGCTCCCCGAGGCCCTTCGCCTGGGCACGTCGTCGTGGTCGTTTCCGGGCTGGAAGGGCATCGTCTACGACGTCGCCACGACGGCGACCGAGCTCTCCCGCCGTGGGCTCGAGGCCTATGCGAAGCACCCGCTCCTGCGGACCGTCGGCGTCGACCGGACCTTCTACGCCCCGGTGACCGCGGAGGTCCTTCGCGGTTACGCGGCGCAGGTCCCCGGGGATTTCCGCTTCGTCGTGAAGGCCCCGTCCCTCACGACGTCCCCCGTTCTTTTCGGCGAGGGCGGGGCCCCGCAGGGTCCGAACGAGCTCTTCCTCGACGCCGCTTGGGCCGAGGAGTTCTCGGTGCGACCCTTCGTCGAGGGGCTCGCCGGAAAGGGAGGCGCGCTCCTTTTCCAGTTTCCCCCGCTCGGCGCCGCCCTCACCGCGAGACCCGAGCAGTTCGCCGAGCGGCTCGCGCGGTTCCTCCAGGCCCTCCCGCGCGGCGTCCCCTACGCCGTCGAGCTGCGCGACGGGAAGCTGTTCGTTCCCGACTACGCGGGGGCGCTGAAAGCGGGCGGCGCAACGCACTGTCTCTCGATTCACCCGCGCGTTCCCCCGATCGGAACCCAGCGGTCGTGGTCCGATCCGCAGGAGGGTCCGCTCGTGATCCGCTGGATGCTGCACTCCGGGATGAACTACGAGCAGGCGCGCGAACGGTACGCGCCCTTCGATCGCATCGTCGACGACGACCCGGACGGCCGAGCCGCCGTCGCGACCGCCGCGGTGGAGGCGTTGACGCGCAACCGGAGTCTCTTCGTGATCGCGAACAACAAGGCGGAGGGGTCGTCGCCGCACACGATCTTCAGGCTGGCCGCGAGAATCCTCGAGGGGCTCGGTTAG
- a CDS encoding peroxiredoxin has translation MRSDDLYSVPAGLPVPEDDGAARHLVGASMPAVELPATDGSRVRLDRLGPGRTVLYAYPRTGVPDRDSPPGWDEIPGARGCTPQNCSFRDHHAALRALGAGVFGLSTQDTAYQREMAERLHLPYPILSDAALELTRALALPTFVYGEWTLLRRLSMIVRDGRIEHVFYPVFPPDSDGPRVLAWIREASR, from the coding sequence ATGCGCTCGGACGACCTGTATTCGGTTCCCGCGGGCCTCCCGGTGCCGGAGGACGACGGCGCGGCGCGCCATCTCGTCGGCGCCTCGATGCCCGCGGTCGAGCTTCCGGCGACCGACGGGAGCAGGGTCCGGCTCGACCGTCTCGGTCCCGGACGCACCGTCCTCTACGCGTACCCGCGCACGGGCGTACCCGACCGGGATTCGCCTCCGGGATGGGACGAGATCCCGGGAGCCCGCGGGTGCACGCCGCAGAACTGCTCGTTCCGCGACCATCACGCGGCGTTGCGGGCCCTCGGCGCCGGGGTCTTCGGGCTGAGCACGCAGGACACCGCGTACCAGCGCGAGATGGCGGAGCGGTTGCACCTGCCGTACCCGATCCTCAGCGACGCGGCGCTCGAGCTGACCCGCGCGCTCGCCCTCCCGACGTTCGTGTACGGCGAGTGGACCCTGCTCCGGCGCCTCTCGATGATCGTGCGCGACGGTCGCATCGAGCACGTCTTCTACCCGGTCTTCCCTCCCGATTCCGACGGACCGCGCGTGCTCGCGTGGATCCGGGAGGCCTCGCGGTGA
- a CDS encoding alpha/beta fold hydrolase, which yields MRTRIPRLVLAALVVAFLAGVASAALPPILDRELIFGDPEISGAQISPDGRYIAFIKPLDGTRNVWVKTTDEPFEKAKPITADTKRPIPAYFWSRDGKFVLFVQDQGGDENYNVFAVDPSASPAAGAKVPAARNLTDAKGVRALIYRVSKKDADLMFVGLNDRDPAWHDLYRLKISTGERTLVRKNLDRVAGWTFDENDQLRLATRTTDKGDTEVLRVDGDAMKTAYTCGVTDTCGPFRFHKDGARVYFVTNKDSDLIRLILFDPATGAETAVDSDPLGRVDLEAPIFSEVSNELVGTAYVDDRTRVYWRDEAFKKDYDFLRRKLGDAEIGFGASTTDERKWIVSAGSDTEPGATYLFDRDRNKLTLQYRVREKLPRTALAPMKSLRYPSSDGLEIPAYLTLPKGVPAKGLPLVVFPHGGPWARDTWGYDAYAQFLANRGYAVLQPNFRSSTGYGKKFLNAGNNEWGQKMQDDITWGVKHLVAEGIVDPKRVGIMGGSYGGYASLAGVTFTPDLYAAAVPIVAPSNLITLLDSIPPYWEAIRTIFYTRMGDPRTPEGKAQLLRQSPLTSADKIKTPLLIVQGANDPRVKRAEADQIVIALRDRGFPVEYLVAPDEGHGFARPVNNMAMLASAEKFLAKHLGGRFQESATPEVAARLKEITVDPKSVVLAKPVDTGAVSAPKPAGPIATGAWSYGVSLEMAGQSMKLATTTEVKREGADIVVVDRVKSPMGEATDTVVLDPETLTMRSRTIAQGPLSVRLDVKDGKATGELKMGEQPQPLSADLGGALFADGAGAFQAIAALPLAEGYKTSFRNFDLQGQKVKIRNLAVVGSEGVTVPAGTFDCFKLEMTTVDDAEKATAWIAKEGRKVVKVATVSPQMNGATITSELQP from the coding sequence ATGCGCACTCGAATCCCGCGGCTCGTGCTCGCCGCGCTCGTCGTCGCCTTCCTCGCCGGCGTCGCTTCCGCCGCGCTTCCGCCGATCCTCGACCGGGAGCTGATCTTCGGCGACCCGGAGATCTCGGGGGCGCAGATCTCCCCCGACGGGCGGTACATCGCCTTCATCAAGCCGCTGGACGGCACGCGGAACGTCTGGGTGAAGACGACCGACGAGCCCTTCGAGAAGGCGAAGCCGATCACCGCGGACACGAAGCGGCCCATCCCCGCCTACTTCTGGTCGCGGGACGGGAAGTTCGTCCTGTTCGTCCAGGACCAGGGGGGGGACGAGAACTACAACGTCTTCGCCGTCGATCCGTCGGCATCCCCCGCGGCGGGGGCGAAGGTCCCGGCGGCGCGCAACCTGACCGACGCGAAGGGGGTCCGCGCGCTGATCTACCGCGTCTCGAAGAAGGACGCGGACCTGATGTTCGTCGGCCTCAACGACCGCGATCCCGCGTGGCACGACCTCTACCGCCTGAAGATCTCGACCGGCGAACGCACGCTCGTCCGCAAGAACCTCGACCGGGTCGCGGGCTGGACCTTCGACGAGAACGACCAGCTCCGCCTCGCGACCCGCACCACCGACAAGGGGGACACCGAGGTCCTCCGAGTCGACGGCGACGCGATGAAGACCGCCTACACCTGCGGCGTCACCGACACCTGCGGCCCCTTCCGTTTCCACAAGGACGGCGCGCGCGTCTACTTCGTGACCAACAAGGACTCGGACCTGATCCGGCTGATCCTGTTCGATCCCGCGACCGGCGCCGAGACCGCGGTCGACTCCGACCCGCTCGGGCGCGTCGACCTCGAGGCGCCGATCTTCTCGGAGGTGAGCAACGAGCTCGTCGGCACGGCGTACGTCGACGATCGCACGCGGGTCTACTGGCGTGACGAGGCGTTCAAGAAGGACTACGACTTCCTGCGCCGGAAGCTCGGCGACGCGGAGATCGGCTTCGGCGCCTCGACGACGGACGAGCGGAAGTGGATCGTGAGCGCGGGAAGCGACACCGAGCCCGGCGCCACCTACCTCTTCGACCGGGACCGGAACAAGCTGACCCTCCAGTACCGCGTGCGCGAGAAGCTCCCGCGCACGGCACTCGCCCCGATGAAGTCCCTGCGGTACCCGTCGTCCGACGGGCTCGAGATTCCCGCCTATCTCACCCTTCCGAAGGGGGTCCCCGCGAAGGGACTCCCGCTCGTCGTCTTCCCGCACGGCGGCCCGTGGGCCCGCGACACCTGGGGGTACGACGCCTACGCCCAGTTCCTCGCCAATCGCGGCTACGCCGTCCTGCAGCCGAACTTCCGGAGCTCGACCGGTTACGGGAAGAAGTTCCTGAACGCGGGAAACAACGAGTGGGGCCAGAAGATGCAGGACGACATCACCTGGGGGGTGAAACATCTCGTCGCCGAGGGGATCGTCGACCCGAAGCGGGTCGGGATCATGGGTGGCTCCTACGGCGGCTACGCCTCGCTCGCCGGGGTGACCTTCACCCCCGACCTCTACGCCGCGGCGGTGCCGATCGTCGCGCCGTCGAACCTCATCACGCTGCTCGACTCGATCCCGCCGTACTGGGAGGCGATCCGCACGATCTTCTACACGCGCATGGGCGATCCCCGGACCCCCGAAGGAAAGGCGCAGCTCCTCCGGCAGTCGCCGCTCACGAGCGCGGACAAGATCAAGACGCCGCTTCTGATCGTGCAGGGGGCGAACGATCCCCGCGTCAAGCGCGCGGAGGCCGACCAGATCGTGATCGCCCTGCGCGACCGCGGCTTCCCCGTCGAGTACCTCGTCGCGCCCGACGAGGGGCACGGCTTCGCGCGCCCCGTCAACAACATGGCGATGCTCGCCTCCGCGGAGAAGTTCCTCGCGAAGCACCTCGGCGGCCGCTTCCAGGAGTCGGCGACCCCCGAGGTCGCCGCCCGGCTCAAGGAGATCACGGTCGATCCGAAGTCGGTCGTCCTCGCCAAGCCCGTGGACACGGGCGCGGTCTCCGCGCCGAAGCCGGCGGGGCCGATCGCGACCGGCGCGTGGAGCTACGGCGTCTCGCTCGAGATGGCCGGACAGTCGATGAAGCTCGCCACGACGACGGAGGTCAAGCGGGAGGGCGCGGACATCGTCGTCGTGGACCGGGTGAAGTCTCCGATGGGCGAGGCGACCGACACGGTCGTGCTCGACCCCGAGACCCTCACCATGCGCTCGCGGACGATCGCGCAGGGACCGCTTTCGGTGCGCCTCGACGTCAAGGACGGCAAGGCCACCGGCGAGTTGAAGATGGGCGAGCAGCCGCAGCCTCTCTCGGCGGATCTCGGGGGGGCGCTGTTCGCGGACGGCGCCGGAGCGTTCCAGGCGATCGCGGCGCTCCCCCTTGCCGAGGGGTACAAGACGAGCTTCCGGAACTTCGACCTCCAGGGCCAGAAGGTGAAGATCCGGAATCTTGCGGTGGTCGGAAGCGAGGGCGTGACGGTGCCCGCGGGCACGTTCGACTGCTTCAAGCTCGAGATGACGACGGTGGACGACGCCGAGAAGGCGACGGCGTGGATCGCAAAGGAAGGCCGCAAGGTCGTGAAGGTCGCGACGGTCTCTCCCCAGATGAACGGCGCGACGATCACCTCGGAGCTGCAGCCCTAG